In the Geobacter sp. FeAm09 genome, one interval contains:
- a CDS encoding FAD-dependent oxidoreductase, which produces MKISVSFLSKTACLVAVLVATICVNGVFAAEKYSADVVVIGAGGAGLSAALTAAQGGAKVILLEKDKMVGGTGNFAEGVFGVETEMQRLKQIGLTKDHVFNEEMADTRWNANAALVRRFHNESAKTIDWLVAQGVKFEGPSRNHFTNNPTWHLIEGRGAALIRALYARIKENPNVTLLLETPGKSLIVRDGRAVGVKAQNKAGEEVIAEARGGVIIATGGFANSPEMIKKYTGMENVLNVAPLKKTGDGINMAISLGADVEGMNILQFVALMDAVPGGRPDLAIGCMGIEPRNIWVNKFGKRFTNEYVAVDFPFAANAIKRQKLAWGIFDEKQKQRLKETGLEAGLGVVVPPGKKFPNFDEIWDKAIAAGNPFVVKASSLEELAAKTKLPLDALKQTIAEYNKDVAVNKDHAFAKDERYLQAIDANGPLYAVKIKEVLLTTVGGVKVDEYLHPLDKNDNVVVSALYVTGNDVGGMYSGDYTLTSASGSSYGFAVNSGRFAAKSILEELGK; this is translated from the coding sequence ATGAAAATTAGTGTTTCATTCTTGTCCAAGACAGCATGTCTCGTAGCTGTGCTTGTAGCTACGATCTGCGTGAATGGCGTATTTGCCGCTGAGAAATATTCTGCCGACGTTGTTGTTATTGGGGCCGGCGGTGCGGGCTTAAGCGCGGCACTCACCGCTGCACAAGGCGGCGCAAAGGTCATTTTGCTGGAAAAAGACAAGATGGTCGGTGGCACTGGCAACTTTGCTGAAGGTGTGTTTGGCGTTGAAACCGAGATGCAGCGGCTCAAGCAAATCGGGCTGACCAAGGATCATGTTTTCAACGAGGAAATGGCGGACACGCGTTGGAATGCCAATGCCGCTCTCGTTCGGCGTTTTCATAATGAATCGGCCAAGACCATTGACTGGCTGGTGGCCCAAGGTGTCAAGTTCGAAGGCCCTTCAAGGAACCATTTTACCAACAACCCGACGTGGCACCTGATTGAAGGTAGGGGCGCGGCATTAATACGGGCCTTGTACGCAAGGATCAAAGAAAATCCGAATGTTACCCTGCTGCTTGAGACCCCCGGCAAGAGCCTGATCGTCAGGGACGGCCGCGCTGTTGGCGTCAAGGCCCAGAACAAAGCGGGTGAAGAGGTCATTGCCGAAGCGCGTGGCGGCGTCATCATCGCTACGGGAGGTTTTGCCAACAGTCCTGAAATGATCAAGAAGTATACGGGCATGGAGAATGTCCTCAATGTGGCTCCTTTGAAAAAGACCGGAGACGGCATCAATATGGCCATATCGCTTGGCGCCGACGTGGAAGGCATGAATATCCTGCAGTTCGTCGCCCTTATGGATGCCGTGCCTGGGGGGCGTCCCGACCTTGCTATCGGTTGTATGGGCATAGAGCCGCGTAACATATGGGTAAACAAGTTCGGTAAGCGGTTTACCAACGAATATGTCGCTGTTGACTTCCCCTTTGCCGCAAACGCCATCAAGCGCCAGAAACTGGCGTGGGGTATTTTTGATGAAAAGCAGAAGCAGCGTTTAAAGGAAACAGGGCTTGAAGCTGGTCTTGGTGTCGTTGTGCCGCCCGGAAAGAAATTCCCCAACTTCGATGAAATCTGGGACAAGGCGATTGCCGCCGGTAACCCGTTTGTCGTAAAGGCTTCCAGTCTTGAGGAATTGGCTGCAAAAACCAAGCTGCCCCTTGACGCCCTGAAACAAACCATCGCCGAATATAATAAAGACGTTGCCGTGAACAAGGACCATGCTTTTGCAAAGGATGAGCGCTATTTGCAGGCAATTGATGCAAATGGCCCGCTGTATGCCGTCAAAATCAAGGAGGTGCTGCTGACAACGGTTGGTGGGGTGAAGGTTGATGAGTATTTACACCCCTTGGACAAGAACGACAACGTGGTCGTATCCGCCCTGTACGTGACAGGTAATGACGTGGGTGGGATGTATTCCGGCGATTATACGCTTACCTCCGCATCAGGTTCTTCATATGGATTTGCAGTCAATAGCGGACGTTTTGCCGCCAAAAGCATTCTCGAGGAATTGGGGAAATAA
- a CDS encoding FAD-dependent oxidoreductase yields MRFAKTMKSAMLLLVIAVSSGAYAADKTMSTDIVVVGGGSAGMSAALEAAYGGAKVIVLEKNPYLGGSSNFAEGPFGVESDLQRKKSYGLSKDEAYKHIIEFNHYLNNAPIIRKFVENSASNIEWLTNQGVGLDPIHISVTEPMVWHVILNKGQYIHGGALITTLQAKAKEQGVTFMLRTPAKKLIYDGSKVAGVEAVDALGNTIAIKAKAVIITTGGFGNSKELVRKWTKFDPEKFKPTLPLNKTGDGILMAQKVGAETEGLNLMLHPGTEGKGIIPLGNLYTMTWQPFLWVNKYGERFIDESVAFSFAQSGNAISRQRDAFAWTVFTDEEVKYVMEKGVDNGIGVLVPVTTKLTNLQNEINGALAAGSESFKAADSIEGLARQIGVSPEKLEKTIGAYNKYAENKYDEQFVKDPRWMKPVKSGKYYALKIFPYHFVSIGGIRVNTDMEVTDKKDQAIPGLYAGGCDVGGLYGDTYTLWASGHAYGFAVFSGREAAKSAVKYLKN; encoded by the coding sequence ATGAGATTTGCCAAGACAATGAAGAGTGCGATGCTGCTGCTTGTGATAGCGGTGTCGAGCGGCGCCTATGCGGCTGATAAAACCATGAGCACCGATATAGTCGTGGTCGGAGGTGGCTCCGCCGGTATGTCCGCCGCCCTGGAAGCCGCATACGGCGGAGCGAAGGTGATTGTACTCGAGAAAAACCCGTACCTTGGTGGAAGCTCCAACTTTGCAGAGGGGCCTTTCGGCGTAGAATCAGACCTTCAACGCAAAAAATCCTATGGATTATCCAAAGACGAAGCCTACAAACACATTATCGAATTCAATCACTATTTGAACAATGCCCCGATCATCAGAAAGTTTGTCGAAAACTCTGCCTCAAATATTGAATGGCTGACCAATCAGGGCGTTGGCCTCGACCCCATTCACATTTCCGTAACCGAGCCGATGGTGTGGCACGTAATCCTGAACAAGGGGCAATATATCCACGGGGGGGCTCTTATCACCACCTTGCAGGCCAAGGCCAAGGAACAGGGCGTCACGTTCATGCTCAGGACGCCTGCGAAGAAGCTGATCTACGATGGTTCCAAGGTGGCTGGAGTTGAAGCTGTTGACGCCCTTGGGAACACCATTGCCATCAAGGCCAAAGCGGTCATTATCACGACTGGCGGGTTTGGCAACAGCAAGGAACTGGTACGGAAATGGACCAAGTTCGATCCTGAAAAATTCAAACCAACGCTTCCTCTCAACAAAACCGGTGACGGCATCCTGATGGCCCAGAAGGTTGGCGCTGAAACCGAAGGACTTAACCTGATGCTCCATCCCGGGACCGAAGGCAAAGGCATTATCCCGCTTGGCAACCTCTATACCATGACGTGGCAGCCGTTTCTGTGGGTGAACAAATATGGCGAGCGTTTCATAGACGAATCCGTGGCATTCAGCTTTGCCCAGTCTGGTAACGCGATTTCCCGGCAGCGCGACGCCTTTGCATGGACAGTCTTTACCGATGAAGAGGTGAAGTATGTGATGGAAAAAGGTGTGGACAACGGTATTGGGGTACTGGTGCCGGTCACTACCAAGTTGACTAACCTGCAAAACGAAATCAACGGGGCTCTTGCAGCAGGCAGTGAAAGCTTCAAGGCAGCCGATTCGATAGAAGGCCTTGCCCGTCAGATAGGTGTTTCTCCCGAAAAACTGGAGAAGACGATTGGTGCGTACAACAAATATGCTGAAAACAAATATGACGAGCAATTTGTCAAAGATCCCCGGTGGATGAAGCCGGTTAAATCAGGCAAGTACTATGCGCTCAAGATATTCCCTTATCATTTCGTTTCCATTGGCGGCATCAGGGTAAACACCGACATGGAGGTCACTGACAAGAAAGACCAAGCTATCCCGGGACTCTATGCGGGTGGCTGTGACGTCGGCGGGCTCTATGGCGACACCTATACTCTTTGGGCTTCAGGCCATGCCTACGGCTTTGCAGTATTCTCCGGCCGCGAAGCGGCTAAGAGCGCCGTCAAGTATCTCAAGAATTGA
- a CDS encoding cytochrome c3 family protein produces MKKMLSASLVAAVAALSFSINLYAGDSGQFMADKHKAIGAQCSSCHGGDTKSVVANGKCLACHGSYDQLAEKTKDMHLNPHKNPHFLDIECAACHSGHKPLDAFCQNCHGPLTRHK; encoded by the coding sequence ATGAAAAAGATGTTATCAGCAAGTTTGGTTGCAGCCGTAGCTGCGCTGTCTTTTAGCATTAACTTGTATGCGGGCGACAGCGGCCAGTTTATGGCGGACAAGCACAAAGCCATCGGGGCGCAATGCTCTTCCTGCCACGGAGGAGACACCAAGAGTGTTGTCGCAAACGGAAAATGTCTCGCATGCCACGGAAGTTATGACCAGTTGGCCGAAAAAACGAAGGATATGCATCTCAACCCTCACAAAAACCCGCATTTCTTGGATATAGAATGTGCCGCCTGCCATTCAGGGCACAAACCGCTGGACGCCTTCTGCCAAAACTGCCATGGCCCCCTCACGCGCCATAAGTAG
- a CDS encoding cytochrome c3 family protein: protein MKSLGKACILILVYALFYGASQVCAESNKPFTADRHKTYGVTCKDCHGDQDKKNFNYKQCLACHDSYQKVAERTKKREFNPHKSHYDDVECNACHHGHKVDENFCATCHSQH from the coding sequence GTGAAAAGTCTAGGTAAAGCATGCATTCTAATACTGGTTTATGCCCTGTTTTATGGGGCAAGCCAGGTATGTGCCGAATCGAATAAACCATTTACTGCCGACAGGCACAAAACATACGGTGTCACATGTAAAGACTGTCACGGAGACCAAGATAAAAAGAACTTCAATTACAAGCAATGTCTGGCATGTCATGACTCGTACCAGAAGGTTGCTGAACGCACCAAAAAGAGAGAGTTCAATCCGCATAAGAGCCACTACGATGATGTTGAGTGTAATGCGTGCCACCATGGTCACAAGGTAGACGAAAATTTTTGTGCTACCTGCCACTCGCAGCACTAA
- a CDS encoding sigma-54-dependent Fis family transcriptional regulator: protein MKASELDLRQILSFSPKGGIMNFMGHRTLIIDAMAMGLLRKELIENLGAFSARNILTRLGYAHGWTTADNLDTEYSDLLQDPQCGPTLHMLQGAVNVAKCEIVFEPSFRMFNTWQQSYEAEQHLLHMGIAHEPVCWMLTGYVSGYCSRMLGEDIYCIESQCCAKGDPLCHNETRTREGWGSLIDPYLPYFQAETIGSMLHEVTAKLMKSEKQMKLKRSLMEDDYDCCGLTVKSKTMRNTLDLAKRIAKVESSVVITGESGVGKERIARIIHSESARALRPFVAINCSAVTETLLESEFFGHAKGSFTGANKDRFGLFEAASGGTLFLDEVGEISANMQAKLLRALQEREIRRVGENISRPVDVRIIAATNRDLSDEVAAGRFREDLYYRLCIFELLVPPLRDRQEDILLLARNFLNTATAKIGKEVIGFMPEVTDRLAQYNWPGNVRQLENTIEHAVVLCQGKRIELSDLPKSVRFKSSGNAHADMIRPMEEFEREQILSAIKLLDGDKTEAAKRLGISRSSLYQKIKRYEIT from the coding sequence ATGAAGGCAAGCGAGCTCGACCTGAGGCAGATACTTTCTTTTAGTCCGAAGGGTGGAATAATGAATTTCATGGGGCATCGCACCCTTATTATCGACGCAATGGCGATGGGGCTCCTGCGAAAAGAGCTTATTGAAAATCTGGGAGCATTTTCTGCCAGAAACATTTTGACCAGGCTGGGCTATGCCCATGGTTGGACGACTGCAGACAACCTCGATACCGAGTACTCGGACCTCTTGCAAGACCCCCAATGCGGCCCCACCTTGCATATGCTGCAAGGCGCGGTAAATGTGGCAAAGTGTGAAATCGTTTTTGAGCCCAGTTTCAGGATGTTCAATACCTGGCAGCAATCATATGAAGCAGAGCAGCATCTGTTGCATATGGGCATTGCCCATGAACCCGTGTGCTGGATGCTTACCGGCTACGTTAGCGGGTACTGTTCACGAATGCTGGGGGAGGATATTTACTGTATTGAAAGCCAATGTTGCGCCAAGGGCGATCCTTTGTGCCACAACGAAACCCGAACGCGTGAAGGATGGGGGAGCCTGATTGACCCATACCTGCCTTATTTTCAAGCCGAAACAATTGGTTCCATGCTCCATGAAGTAACAGCCAAGCTGATGAAATCAGAGAAGCAGATGAAATTGAAACGCTCTCTGATGGAAGATGATTATGACTGCTGTGGCCTTACGGTGAAAAGCAAGACCATGCGAAACACTCTTGACCTTGCCAAACGCATTGCAAAAGTCGAATCGTCGGTTGTGATTACTGGTGAGAGCGGCGTAGGCAAGGAGCGAATTGCCAGGATAATACACAGCGAGTCGGCGCGTGCCCTGCGGCCGTTTGTTGCAATCAACTGCAGCGCTGTTACTGAAACGCTTCTGGAAAGCGAATTTTTTGGGCATGCGAAGGGATCTTTCACTGGCGCAAACAAGGACCGCTTTGGTTTGTTCGAGGCAGCAAGTGGCGGCACTCTGTTTCTTGACGAGGTCGGTGAGATTTCTGCAAATATGCAGGCAAAACTGCTTCGAGCTTTGCAGGAAAGAGAAATCAGAAGAGTTGGTGAAAACATCTCCCGGCCGGTGGATGTCCGGATCATAGCAGCCACCAACCGTGACCTTTCCGACGAGGTCGCTGCCGGTCGTTTCCGCGAAGACCTCTATTACCGCCTCTGCATCTTTGAGCTTTTAGTGCCTCCCCTGCGCGACAGGCAGGAGGATATACTTTTGCTGGCACGTAATTTTTTAAATACGGCAACGGCCAAGATCGGCAAGGAAGTTATCGGATTCATGCCCGAGGTGACCGACCGGTTGGCACAGTACAACTGGCCGGGAAATGTCCGGCAATTGGAGAATACGATAGAGCATGCTGTGGTACTTTGTCAGGGCAAGCGCATCGAACTGAGCGACCTGCCCAAGAGCGTCCGTTTCAAGAGTTCCGGCAACGCCCACGCCGACATGATCAGGCCTATGGAAGAATTTGAGCGAGAGCAGATACTTTCAGCAATAAAACTGCTTGATGGAGATAAAACTGAGGCAGCGAAACGGTTAGGAATAAGCAGATCTTCTCTTTATCAGAAAATAAAACGATACGAAATTACATAG
- a CDS encoding sigma-54-dependent Fis family transcriptional regulator — MKARELDLRKLLSFNPKGGIIQFMGHRALLFDAVALGLLRKELIDNLGIFAARNILTRMGYAHGWRTADNLDSEYPDLLQDGACGPTLHMLQGMTNIPTCNMSFIPTFRMSTIWEDSYEAEQHILHLGLTHEPVCWTMTGYVSGYCSRMLGQEVYCIEDQCCAKGDARCHNETRLKEDWGAAIEPHLPFFHTETIDVLLKDVTTKLQRSEQRVRKLQQLIGNDVQSSGIIASSKIMRQTLNLAKRIAKVDSSVVVTGESGVGKEMIARFIHKESLRAAQPFLAVNCGAVAETLLESEFFGHTKGAFTGADKERLGLFEAANGGTLFLDEVGEISLGMQVKLLRVLQEKEIRRVGENCSRPVDVRIIAATNRNLADEVAAGRFRKDLYYRLCIFEIIVPPLRERPDDIFSLAQFFLDKASQTMKRQVIGFTPQVADLLAQYDWPGNVRQLQNTIEHAVALCNGKRISLNDLPKIVRQSESLVTSAGTIRPIDDVERELILSAIQIVNGDKALAARKLGISLSSLYQKLKRYEGG; from the coding sequence ATGAAGGCACGGGAGCTTGATCTGAGAAAATTACTTTCATTCAATCCAAAGGGTGGGATCATTCAGTTTATGGGGCACCGAGCCCTGCTTTTCGATGCGGTGGCACTGGGGTTGCTACGCAAGGAACTTATAGATAACCTCGGCATTTTTGCGGCACGCAACATCCTGACACGCATGGGCTACGCCCATGGTTGGCGTACGGCTGACAACTTGGACAGTGAATACCCGGACCTGCTCCAGGATGGGGCTTGCGGCCCGACGCTCCATATGCTGCAAGGTATGACCAACATTCCGACGTGTAATATGAGTTTTATCCCGACATTCCGCATGTCCACTATCTGGGAAGACTCGTATGAAGCAGAACAGCATATCCTTCATCTGGGGCTGACACACGAACCGGTATGCTGGACAATGACCGGTTACGTCAGCGGTTACTGTTCCCGGATGCTTGGCCAGGAGGTCTATTGCATTGAAGACCAGTGTTGCGCCAAAGGGGATGCCCGCTGCCACAATGAAACGCGTCTCAAGGAGGACTGGGGTGCCGCCATCGAGCCCCACCTGCCGTTTTTCCATACGGAAACCATCGATGTGCTGCTGAAGGATGTGACAACCAAACTGCAGCGTTCGGAACAGCGGGTCCGCAAACTCCAACAACTCATCGGCAACGATGTACAGTCATCGGGAATCATAGCCAGCAGCAAGATTATGCGCCAAACCCTGAATCTCGCGAAGCGTATCGCAAAAGTTGATTCATCGGTTGTCGTCACCGGGGAAAGCGGTGTTGGCAAGGAGATGATCGCACGGTTCATCCACAAGGAGTCCCTGCGTGCCGCTCAGCCATTTCTCGCCGTTAACTGCGGTGCCGTTGCGGAGACACTGCTGGAAAGCGAATTTTTTGGGCACACAAAGGGCGCTTTTACCGGGGCGGACAAGGAGCGCTTAGGCCTTTTTGAAGCAGCCAACGGCGGCACGTTGTTTCTCGATGAAGTTGGCGAGATATCTTTGGGTATGCAAGTAAAGCTTTTGCGGGTATTGCAGGAAAAGGAAATACGGCGGGTGGGCGAAAACTGTTCCCGGCCGGTGGATGTGCGCATCATTGCCGCGACGAATCGCAACTTGGCCGATGAAGTAGCCGCGGGCCGCTTCCGGAAGGACCTTTATTATCGACTGTGCATCTTCGAGATCATCGTGCCGCCGCTTCGGGAGCGACCGGATGATATTTTCTCCCTGGCCCAATTTTTTCTGGATAAAGCCTCGCAAACAATGAAGCGGCAAGTAATAGGGTTCACCCCCCAGGTGGCTGACTTGCTCGCCCAGTATGATTGGCCGGGAAATGTCAGGCAGCTTCAGAACACGATCGAGCACGCTGTCGCACTCTGCAACGGCAAGCGGATAAGCCTCAACGATCTTCCTAAAATAGTACGCCAATCGGAGTCTTTGGTAACGTCTGCCGGCACGATCCGCCCAATCGACGATGTTGAGCGAGAGCTCATTCTGTCGGCAATTCAAATCGTCAATGGAGACAAAGCGCTTGCCGCCCGGAAACTCGGCATCAGTCTTTCGTCGCTTTACCAGAAGCTCAAGAGATATGAGGGGGGATAG
- a CDS encoding transporter has protein sequence MKIRVKSVRCLAGLALCALITLSAATAGATEGGGGTYPNGAEGVMAGALPPPGLYYLNYLTHYSADQLNDKNGNKQPVDFHVNVTANVSRFVYMTNYQLLGANYGMYALVPLINGSGTLGTPGGNSSSTKSGVGDISFSPFVLAWHSKNWHAATGFEITAPTGQYDKNRLVNLGRNYWTIQPIFTGTLLSDNGLELSGKFMYDFNTENTDTKYTSGQEFHFDYAAAYHTGPWTMGATGYFYKQVSDDHGAGAAANDGNKGQVFAIGPTVKYDYKNMSIEAKYQKEMLVENKPEGDKYWVKVIWAF, from the coding sequence ATGAAGATACGTGTGAAATCTGTCAGGTGCTTGGCTGGGCTGGCTCTGTGTGCTCTAATAACCCTGTCTGCGGCAACCGCTGGGGCCACCGAAGGAGGTGGCGGTACCTATCCGAATGGTGCTGAAGGCGTCATGGCGGGGGCACTTCCCCCACCGGGCCTGTACTACCTCAACTACCTCACCCATTATTCAGCCGACCAACTTAACGACAAAAATGGCAACAAACAGCCAGTTGATTTCCACGTCAACGTCACCGCCAACGTGTCTCGTTTCGTCTATATGACCAACTATCAACTGCTGGGCGCCAACTATGGTATGTATGCGCTCGTCCCTCTGATCAATGGCAGTGGCACGCTCGGCACTCCCGGCGGCAACTCAAGCAGCACCAAGAGTGGCGTGGGCGACATTTCCTTTTCGCCGTTCGTGCTGGCATGGCACTCCAAGAATTGGCACGCGGCTACTGGTTTTGAGATTACCGCGCCTACGGGGCAGTACGACAAAAACAGGCTTGTCAATCTTGGCAGGAACTATTGGACCATCCAGCCGATTTTCACCGGCACCCTGCTGAGTGATAACGGCCTGGAACTGTCCGGAAAGTTCATGTACGACTTCAATACCGAGAACACGGATACCAAGTACACCTCCGGCCAGGAATTCCACTTCGACTACGCGGCCGCCTACCATACCGGTCCCTGGACGATGGGTGCCACCGGCTATTTCTACAAGCAGGTGTCCGATGACCATGGCGCGGGTGCTGCCGCCAACGACGGCAACAAGGGGCAGGTCTTCGCCATCGGCCCCACGGTCAAGTACGACTACAAGAACATGAGCATCGAGGCCAAATACCAGAAAGAAATGCTGGTGGAGAACAAGCCGGAAGGCGACAAGTACTGGGTCAAGGTGATCTGGGCGTTCTAA